The following are encoded together in the Triticum dicoccoides isolate Atlit2015 ecotype Zavitan chromosome 6B, WEW_v2.0, whole genome shotgun sequence genome:
- the LOC119326601 gene encoding probable transcription factor KAN2 isoform X2, whose product MELFPSHPDLQPQLQISPPPATKPMDLGFWKRALDTTAAAAAATSASAAATFTPPSIARTYPSAPAAAGGGFHAAHYGVADGHLGGLQFLQHTQPILHEVQDLAAMKPIRGIPVYNTSQSLPFLQSQLHHHNHHHQHCYDAIGGAAGGPRSPGKVGALRLAAPPAKRNSRAPRMRWTTSLHARFVHAVELLGGHERATPKSVLELMDVKDLTLAHVKSHLQMYRTIKTTDHKPAAASSYGQAKTIIDIPDDSSFDIANTSGSESSVQQSNLDGNEHGSNMCALWSNNSRGAWSFHGKSRSDANPGDIKSFEDVQSQCPNVVADDAADLMSAPFRLSELVVGAKKPNLDFTLGRM is encoded by the exons ATGGAGCTGTTCCCGTCGCACCCGGACCTGCAGCCCCAGCTCCAAATTAGTCCACCCCCTGCCACCAAGCCAATGGACCTAGGGTTTTGGAAGAGGGCTCTCGacaccaccgccgccgcggccgccgcgacCTCAGCATCAGCGGCAGCAACCTTCACACCCCCGTCCATCGCCAGGACATACCCCTCGGCGCCGGCAGCTGCCGGCGGCGGCTTCCATGCAGCGCACTACGGCGTTGCCGATGGCCACCTGGGCGGGCTGCAGTTCTTGCAGCACACCCAGCCCATCCTCCACGAGGTGCAGGACCTGGCGGCGATGAagcccatccggggcatccccgtgTACAACACCTCGCAGTCCCTCCCCTTCCTCCAGAGCCAGCTCCACcaccacaaccaccaccaccagcaTTGCTACGACGCGATCGGCGGCGCGGCAGGCGGGCCGAGGTCGCCCGGCAAGGTCGGCGCGCTGCGGCTGGCGGCGCCGCCGGCCAAGCGGAACTCCCGTGCGCCCAGGATGCGGTGGACCACGTCGCTGCACGCGCGGTTCGTCCACGCCGTCGAACTGCTCGGAGGCCACGAGA GAGCAACGCCCAAGTCGGTTCTTGAGCTAATGGACGTGAAGGATCTAACCTTGGCCCATGTCAAGTCTCACTTGCAG ATGTACCGGACCATCAAGACCACTGACCACAAACCAGCTGCTGCTTCATCCTACG GACAAGCCAAGACAATCATCGACATCCCTGACGACAGCTCCTTCGACATCGCCAACACCAGCGGGTCCGAGTCTTCAGTCCAGCAATCTAATCTTGACGGGAACGAGCATGGATCCAACATGTGCGCTCTATGGAGCAACAACTCGAG AGGGGCCTGGTCGTTCCACGGGAAATCAAGATCAGATGCCAACCCAGGCGACATCAAATCCTTTGAG GACGTGCAATCGCAGTGCCCCAATGTCGTCGCTGATGATGCCGCCGACCTGATGTCAGCTCCATTCCGATTGTCGGAGCTGGTCGTCGGCGCCAAGAAACCGAATCTGGACTTCACCCTAGGAAGAATGTAA
- the LOC119326601 gene encoding probable transcription factor KAN2 isoform X1, whose amino-acid sequence MELFPSHPDLQPQLQISPPPATKPMDLGFWKRALDTTAAAAAATSASAAATFTPPSIARTYPSAPAAAGGGFHAAHYGVADGHLGGLQFLQHTQPILHEVQDLAAMKPIRGIPVYNTSQSLPFLQSQLHHHNHHHQHCYDAIGGAAGGPRSPGKVGALRLAAPPAKRNSRAPRMRWTTSLHARFVHAVELLGGHERATPKSVLELMDVKDLTLAHVKSHLQMYRTIKTTDHKPAAASSYGQAKTIIDIPDDSSFDIANTSGSESSVQQSNLDGNEHGSNMCALWSNNSSRGAWSFHGKSRSDANPGDIKSFEDVQSQCPNVVADDAADLMSAPFRLSELVVGAKKPNLDFTLGRM is encoded by the exons ATGGAGCTGTTCCCGTCGCACCCGGACCTGCAGCCCCAGCTCCAAATTAGTCCACCCCCTGCCACCAAGCCAATGGACCTAGGGTTTTGGAAGAGGGCTCTCGacaccaccgccgccgcggccgccgcgacCTCAGCATCAGCGGCAGCAACCTTCACACCCCCGTCCATCGCCAGGACATACCCCTCGGCGCCGGCAGCTGCCGGCGGCGGCTTCCATGCAGCGCACTACGGCGTTGCCGATGGCCACCTGGGCGGGCTGCAGTTCTTGCAGCACACCCAGCCCATCCTCCACGAGGTGCAGGACCTGGCGGCGATGAagcccatccggggcatccccgtgTACAACACCTCGCAGTCCCTCCCCTTCCTCCAGAGCCAGCTCCACcaccacaaccaccaccaccagcaTTGCTACGACGCGATCGGCGGCGCGGCAGGCGGGCCGAGGTCGCCCGGCAAGGTCGGCGCGCTGCGGCTGGCGGCGCCGCCGGCCAAGCGGAACTCCCGTGCGCCCAGGATGCGGTGGACCACGTCGCTGCACGCGCGGTTCGTCCACGCCGTCGAACTGCTCGGAGGCCACGAGA GAGCAACGCCCAAGTCGGTTCTTGAGCTAATGGACGTGAAGGATCTAACCTTGGCCCATGTCAAGTCTCACTTGCAG ATGTACCGGACCATCAAGACCACTGACCACAAACCAGCTGCTGCTTCATCCTACG GACAAGCCAAGACAATCATCGACATCCCTGACGACAGCTCCTTCGACATCGCCAACACCAGCGGGTCCGAGTCTTCAGTCCAGCAATCTAATCTTGACGGGAACGAGCATGGATCCAACATGTGCGCTCTATGGAGCAACAACTCGAG CAGAGGGGCCTGGTCGTTCCACGGGAAATCAAGATCAGATGCCAACCCAGGCGACATCAAATCCTTTGAG GACGTGCAATCGCAGTGCCCCAATGTCGTCGCTGATGATGCCGCCGACCTGATGTCAGCTCCATTCCGATTGTCGGAGCTGGTCGTCGGCGCCAAGAAACCGAATCTGGACTTCACCCTAGGAAGAATGTAA